The following coding sequences lie in one Arachis stenosperma cultivar V10309 chromosome 5, arast.V10309.gnm1.PFL2, whole genome shotgun sequence genomic window:
- the LOC130982838 gene encoding CASP-like protein N24 — protein sequence MSKETSTQEMKDVSKLKEEAKLQQVKKDTQDKIETSKEKNIKNKRKEEPQLPVSESPRSITYHSSGGSFSSSEAPPVGATAAKMAQDEPDKVEEGIVDGGRNSGYLMSKKEAKLIMVLLGLRIATFVLCLVSFSVLANDTNKGPFSYSFYTYKELNYCLAANVIGCAYTLVQICELVKYLITKKHIGNTKLIRCITFAIDQVLTYLLLAAATSAATVTSVINTSRQQQYVFSVIIPSEFVNMASASVALSFLAFKSFAMATLLSGYILCKFNY from the exons ATGAGCAAGGAAACCTCAACACAAGAAATGAAAGATGTATCAAAACTAAAAGAGGAAGCAAAGCTTCAACAAGTGAAAAAGGATACACAAGACAAAATAGAAACTTCAAAAGAGAAGAATATCAAGAACAAGAGGAAGGAGGAACCGCAACTACCGGTTTCCGAGTCGCCACGGTCCATCACATACCATTCTTCCGGTGGCTCATTCTCCAGCAGTGAGGCCCCTCCAGTAGGTGCAACGGCGGCCAAAATGGCGCAGGACGAGCCGGATAAGGTTGAAGAAGGCATAGTGGATGGGGGACGAAATAGTGGTTACTTGATGTCAAAGAAAGAGGCCAAGTTGATCATGGTATTGCTAGGGCTCAGAATTGCTACATTTGTGTTGTGTTTGGTGTCATTTTCAGTGTTAGCTAATGATACCAATAAAGGGCCATTTTCTTACTCATTCTACACATATAAGGAACTCAA CTATTGTCTGGCAGCAAATGTGATTGGGTGTGCGTATACTCTGGTGCAAATATGTGAACTCGTGAAGTATTTGATCACTAAAAAACACATTGGAAACACCAAACTGATTCGTTGCATCACTTTTGCTATTGATCAG GTGTTGACATATTTGTTACTGGCAGCAGCAACCTCAGCTGCCACTGTAACCTCAGTAATCAATACATCCCGACAGCAGCAATATGTGTTTTCTGTAATAATTCCATCTGAATTCGTTAACATGGCTAGTGCATCTGTGGCATTGTCCTTCCTTGCTTTTAAGTCATTTGCCATGGCCACTCTTCTCTCTGGTTACATCCTTTGCAAGTTCAACTACTAA